In the Chromatiales bacterium genome, TCGATACGCTCGAGAAGGTCCCCACCGCGCTCGCGGTGGGCCATCTCACGCCCGCGGAAGCGGATCGTGATCTTGGCCTTGTCGCCGTCTTCGAGAAAACGGCGCAGATTGCGCATCTTCACCTGGTAGTCGCCTTCCTCCGTACCCGGACGGAACTTGACCTCCTTCACCTGGATCTGCTTCTGCTTCTTGCGTGCCGCCTGAGCCTTCTTCGACTCCTCGAACTTGAACTTGCCGTAGTCCATGATGCGGCAGACCGGCGGGTTCGCGTTGGGCACGATCTCGACGAGATCGAGGCCGGCATCCAGGGCCGCCTGCTGAGCTTCTGCGTTCGATACGACGCCGATATTCTCGCCTTCCGCGTCAATCAGCCGAACCTCGGGGACACGGATGTCCTCGTTCAGGCGTGTGTCTTTTCCAGTGCTGATGCGTCAATCCTCCAAAACAGAGCGGCCGCGGCTCGCGACCTCCACGGCAAGGCGTGCGGCCAGCGCGTCGATCGACATGCTGCCCAGGTCCTCACCGGCTCGCGTGCGCACGGCCACTGTTTGCGTTTCCACCTCGCGATCCCCGATAACCAGCAGGTAGGGGACGCGCTGTAACGTGTGCTCGCGAATCTTAAAGCCTATTTTCTCATTTCTCAAGTCGGAAATGACCCTGAGCCCCTGTTTTTTCAGGGATTCTTCCACCTGGCGGACATAATCGGCCTGGCGGTCGGTGATATTGGCCACCACCGCCTGCACCGGGGCCAGCCACAGCGGCAGGTGCCCGGCGTAGTGCTCGATGAGCACGCCGATGAAGCGTTCCACCGAACCCAGGATGGCGCGGTGCAGCATGACCGGCACGTGGCGGTTGCCGTCCTCGCCCACGTATTCGGCGTCCAGGCGGCCCGGCATGGAGAAATCCACCTGCATGGTGCCGCACTGCCACTCGCGGCCCAGGCAGTCCTTGAGCACGAACTCGATCTTGGGACCGTAGAAGGCGCCCTCGCCCGGCTGCAGCTTCCATTCCAAGCCCTTGTCGTTCAGGGCCTTCTCCAGGGCGTGCTCGGCCTTGTCCCACAGGGCGTCGTCGCCGACGCGCTGCTCCGGACGGGTGGACAGGGCCACCAGCACCTGGTCGAAGCCGAAGTCGCGGTAGACCTCGAACACCAGGTCGATGAAGGCCGAGACCTCGGACTGGATCTGGTCCTCGGTACAGAAGATGTGGGCGTCGTCCTGCACGAAGTTGCGCACCCGCATCAGGCCGTGCAGCGTGCCGGAGGGCTCGTTGCGGTGACAGGAGCCGAACTCGGCCAGGCGCAGCGGCAGGTCGCGGTAGCTCTTCAGCCCCTGGTTGTAGATCTGCACGTGGGCCGGGCAGTTCATGGGCTTGATGGCGTAGTCGCGGTTCTCCGACTGGGTGGTGAAGATCATGTCGCCGAACTTGTCCCAGTGGCCGGACTTCTCCCACAGCGAGCGATCCAGCACCTGCGGGGTATGCACCTCCTGGTAGCCGTGGGCGCGCAGTTTCTCCCGGATGTACTGCTGCAGGGCCAGGTAGATGCTCCAGCCGCGGTCGTGCCAGAACACCATGCCCGGGGCCTCTTCCTGAGTGTGGAACAGGCTCATCTGCTTGCCGATGCGGCGGTGGTCGCGCTTCTCGGCCTCCTCCAGGCGGTGCAGGTAGGCCTTGAGCTCCTTCTTGTTCGGCCAGGCGGTGCCGTAGATGCGCTGCAGCATCGGGTTGCGCGAGTCGCCGCGCCAGTAGGCCCCGGCCACCTTCATCAGCTTGAAGCCGTCACCCAGCTTGCCGGTGGACGGCAGATGCGGGCCACGGCAGACGTCGAACCAGTCGCCCTGGCGGTAGACGGTGAGCTCCTCGCCCTGCGGGATCACCTCGTCGATGATCTCCACCTTGTAGGTCTCGCCCAGCTCGGCGAAGGTCTTCTTCGCCTCGTCGCGGTCCCAGACCTCGCGCTCGATGGGCAGGTCGCGCTTGACGATCTCGTGCATGCGCGCCTCGATCTTTTCCAGATCGTCCGGCGTGAAGGGCTCGTCGCGGGCGAAGTCGTAATAAAAGCCGTTTTCGATGGCCGGGCCGATGGTCACCTGGGTGCCCGGGTACAGCTCCTGCACGGCCTGCGCCATCACGTGGGCGGCATCGTGGCGGAGCAGCTCGAGGGCCTCCTCGTCGCGACCGGTGACGATGGCGAGTTCGGCATCGTGATCGATGACATAGGCGGCATCGACCAGCCTGCCGTCGACCTTGCCGGCCAGGGTGGCCTTGGCCAGGCCCGGGCCGATATCGGCGGCCACCTCGGCCACGGACACGGGACGGTCGAACTCGCGCTTGGAATTATCGGGAAGGGTAATGACGGGCATCGAGACCTCTCCAGTGGCGACCGATACGAGGGGCCGCATGATCGTAAATGTGTGAAGGCGGGGAAAACCGCCGGGTATCAAGGTGTCCCCGCAGGCACGGGGCGCCAATGATAGCGGCCGCCGCCTGCCCGCGTCAAAGCGCGCGGATGGCGTCCTGCCCCAATGGCCCGCCGAGGTGCTCGCACAGGGTG is a window encoding:
- the thrS gene encoding threonine--tRNA ligase, yielding MPVITLPDNSKREFDRPVSVAEVAADIGPGLAKATLAGKVDGRLVDAAYVIDHDAELAIVTGRDEEALELLRHDAAHVMAQAVQELYPGTQVTIGPAIENGFYYDFARDEPFTPDDLEKIEARMHEIVKRDLPIEREVWDRDEAKKTFAELGETYKVEIIDEVIPQGEELTVYRQGDWFDVCRGPHLPSTGKLGDGFKLMKVAGAYWRGDSRNPMLQRIYGTAWPNKKELKAYLHRLEEAEKRDHRRIGKQMSLFHTQEEAPGMVFWHDRGWSIYLALQQYIREKLRAHGYQEVHTPQVLDRSLWEKSGHWDKFGDMIFTTQSENRDYAIKPMNCPAHVQIYNQGLKSYRDLPLRLAEFGSCHRNEPSGTLHGLMRVRNFVQDDAHIFCTEDQIQSEVSAFIDLVFEVYRDFGFDQVLVALSTRPEQRVGDDALWDKAEHALEKALNDKGLEWKLQPGEGAFYGPKIEFVLKDCLGREWQCGTMQVDFSMPGRLDAEYVGEDGNRHVPVMLHRAILGSVERFIGVLIEHYAGHLPLWLAPVQAVVANITDRQADYVRQVEESLKKQGLRVISDLRNEKIGFKIREHTLQRVPYLLVIGDREVETQTVAVRTRAGEDLGSMSIDALAARLAVEVASRGRSVLED
- the infC gene encoding translation initiation factor IF-3 is translated as MSTGKDTRLNEDIRVPEVRLIDAEGENIGVVSNAEAQQAALDAGLDLVEIVPNANPPVCRIMDYGKFKFEESKKAQAARKKQKQIQVKEVKFRPGTEEGDYQVKMRNLRRFLEDGDKAKITIRFRGREMAHRERGGDLLERIEKELDDLAVVEQRPKMEGRQMIMVMSPRKK